CATCCTTGCTGGTGGCTATGGTGTATCGCTCTTTCTTCCGCTTCTGGTGGTCGTGGATCGTCCAGCCTCTCTCGGGGCAGCACTTATGATGTTCGGCGCGTCCCTGGGTTCCTTGGATGTCGCCATGAATCTCCATGCAGTGGAAGTGGAGCGGGCTTTATCGCGCCCACTGATGTCGGGATTCCATGCTCTGTTCAGTATCGGAGGATTCGCAGGGTCGGGATTTATGACGCTCATGCTATCCAACCATATCTCCCCGTTCCACAGCTGCGCCATCAGTTCCATCGCAGTCGCATCCGCTGTCAGTGCGGCGGCTCCGCATCTGCTGCGAACAGGTAATGAAACCCCAGGTCCCTTGTTTGTTCTGCCCCGCGGGATTGTTCTGGTGATTGCCCTACTTGCGTTTGTCTCATTTCTGGTCGAGGGAGCGCTGCTCGATTGGAGTGCTTTACTGCTGGTAACCACCAAGATGGTCGCGGCTGCCAGAGGCGGAGTCGGCTACATGCTGTTTTCGATAGCCATGACAACAGGACGTCTCACTGGGGATCGCGCGATAACGCGGCTGGGGGATCGCAAGGTATTTCTGTTAAGTGGACTGACGGCGGTCTGTGGCTTTGCGGTCTTGCTTGCTTCGCAATACACTCCGCTCGCTCTGGCCGGGTTCGTCCTTATCGGCCTTGGAGCGGCAAACATAGTGCCAACTCTGTTTCGGCGAGCGGTAAATCAGCGGGAAATGCCCGCCCCGCTTGCTCTTGCTGCCGCGACAGGTGCGGGATATGCAGGCCTGCTTGCAGGGCCCGCGTTGGTGGGCTTTATAGCTCATTCCGTTGGGTTGCGGGGAGCGTTTATCTCTCTCGCACTTCTTATGTGCCTCGTCCCAGCCCTGAACAAGAGTGTGAATGGGTCATAGAGGCGACTTCGCGCGCCAGAATGGAGACAGCATGGGGATTTATTGGCCATCACGCCGCACACCAACGAATAATCCGAAAGCGCTAGTCCTCGATATGGATGGAGTTCTGATCGACTCGGAGGCTCTCCACAAATCTACGAAGCGGCAAGCCCTGCGTTCAGCGGGCATCGAGGTTGATGAGACGGTGTTCTCGCGATACATCGGTCGCAGCGATCGAGTAATGATAACGGACGTTGCCAAGATCCATGGTCTTTCCGAGGACGGAATCGAAGCAATTCTGGCAGAGAAAGACCGTCTCTATGCCTTAGGTCAACGCGACCTGAGGCCGGTCCCTGGCGCCATCGATTTTGTGTACTGGGCCTATCGGAAATATCGGTTGGCTATTGCCACCTCTGCAACCGCACAAAATCGCAAATGCGCCCTTGCGTCTCTGGGAATGACCTCACTCTTCGAAGTTGCCATCGACAGCAGTTTCATTGTGCACCCTAAACCGTCTCCTGAAGTCTTTGAGAAGGCGATCGCGCGGATGGAAATGGCACCGTCCGACTGTTGGATCATAGAAGACGCCCTCAATGGGGTTGCGGCAGCGAGAGAAGTCCCGTGCT
This Tunturibacter gelidoferens DNA region includes the following protein-coding sequences:
- a CDS encoding MFS transporter, with the translated sequence MSSVADHSKSRLATRLCFAAAGFAVACWAPLVPFAKTRLGIGDGTLGFLLLCLGAGSVAAMPITGILATKFGSKPVILAGGYGVSLFLPLLVVVDRPASLGAALMMFGASLGSLDVAMNLHAVEVERALSRPLMSGFHALFSIGGFAGSGFMTLMLSNHISPFHSCAISSIAVASAVSAAAPHLLRTGNETPGPLFVLPRGIVLVIALLAFVSFLVEGALLDWSALLLVTTKMVAAARGGVGYMLFSIAMTTGRLTGDRAITRLGDRKVFLLSGLTAVCGFAVLLASQYTPLALAGFVLIGLGAANIVPTLFRRAVNQREMPAPLALAAATGAGYAGLLAGPALVGFIAHSVGLRGAFISLALLMCLVPALNKSVNGS
- a CDS encoding HAD family hydrolase; translated protein: MDGVLIDSEALHKSTKRQALRSAGIEVDETVFSRYIGRSDRVMITDVAKIHGLSEDGIEAILAEKDRLYALGQRDLRPVPGAIDFVYWAYRKYRLAIATSATAQNRKCALASLGMTSLFEVAIDSSFIVHPKPSPEVFEKAIARMEMAPSDCWIIEDALNGVAAAREVPCFTVALTTSFGESELLRAGADVVVDQFNEIQTLLREACA